Proteins encoded in a region of the Lepisosteus oculatus isolate fLepOcu1 chromosome 23, fLepOcu1.hap2, whole genome shotgun sequence genome:
- the zgc:64002 gene encoding nicotinamide N-methyltransferase — translation MQGSSKNAPLQSFTEGEFYQENFDSRVYVNSYYSRPTGHSDESQLLPFVLRSLSKTFSSGRYKGQRLYDVGSGPSVHTLISACEYFDEIVVSDFTDSNRQEMKKWLKKEKGCFDWSYVIQFVCEMEGKRTPEEAEENLRSRVTRVLKCDVRLENPFQPVVLEPADCVLTSLCLEAACKDQDTYRQALKNVASLLRPGGVLVMIGVLNETFYVVGEHRLSCLPLTQSFVKNEVGALGFSIKTFDTIPGPDKEENQVSDFEAVFFLTAEKTTQKR, via the exons ATGCAGGGAAGCTCCAAAAATGCACCTCTACAGTCTTTCACAGAAGGGGAATTTTACCAGGAAAACTTTGATTCCAGAGTGTATGTTAATTCCTACTATTCCAGACCAACTGGCCATTCAGACGAAAGCCAGCTGCTGCCGTTTGTACTTCGAAGCCTCAGTAAAACGTTTTCGTCAG GCAGATACAAAGGACAGAGACTCTATGATGTTGGAAGCGGACCTTCTGTTCACACCTTGATTAGCGCCTGCGAGTATTTTGACGAAATCGTCGTCTCCGATTTTACCGACAGCAATCGACAGGAAATGAAAAAATGGTTgaaaaaagagaaggggtgttttGACTGGAGTTATGTAATACAATTCGTTTGCGAAATGGAAGGCAAAAG AACTCCCGAAGAAGCGGAGGAGAATTTGAGAAGTCGAGTGACGCGAGTCCTGAAGTGTGACGTCAGGCTGGAGAACCCGTTTCAGCCCGTGGTCCTGGAACCCGCTGACTGCGTGCTGACCTCTCTGTGTCTTGAGGCAGCCTGCAAGGACCAGGATACCTACCGGCAGGCGCTGAAAAACGTCGCCTCGCTGCTCAGACCCGGGGGAGTGTTGGTTATGATTGGCGTTCTCAATGAAACCTTTTACGTTGTGGGGGAGCACAGGCTGTCGTGTCTGCCTCTTACCCAGTCCTTCGTAAAAAATGAAGTCGGCGCTCTGGGTTTCTCCATCAAGACGTTTGACACCATACCCGGGCCTGACAAGGAGGAAAATCAGGTTTCAGATTTCGAAGCTGTATTTTTCCTCACAGCTGAGAAAACCACCCAAAAAAGGTAG
- the LOC107075663 gene encoding uncharacterized protein encodes MMDPHINDILDYVRYYEPLTVENLRPPEELLSSEEDEDDDFSVGEAELVLEQADVFLKDAKAFVGEARSFIEEADSILDKRNATKGNEVKRSLHNNVARDNLAGDDFSKELDQLADESKGKARDNSKGKAKDKSKGMVRDKAMDNLVGDDVSKELDQLLDEPEEMVKDKSNDNMADDDFLKELDQILNEPEEMEDDKAKDCLVVDDFSKELDQLSGESKEMGRDEARDDLVGDDFSKELDQLLDEAEEMLGMTPQKPNLTNVSLQNSDLEPKSHSSAVSKTKSLSRPGFPITEKVPLPSEKSFRKEMEDCDSLIRELDQMLDEPETHRPGSRARTQAATSLSEDCGSSYGGPQKPRSCRRKAEILGSPKVSVTPNSTKVDTTIEAETLTEKSHEENFTIPAVAETDVSLQGTRSTHCWNRWWARVWRKDHRSVESEISVIRKSNTVVCTDRTTEAPGCCSFCLPLFQIFKANRNFSRR; translated from the exons ATGATGGACCCACACATTAACGATATACTGGACTATGTTAGGTACTACGAG CCGCTCACGGTGGAGAATCTCCGTCCTCCGGAGGAGCTGCTGTCCTCGGAGGAGGACGAGGACGACGATTTCTCCGTCGGAGAGGCCGAGCTTGTCTTGGAACAAGCGGACGTCTTCCTGAAGGATGCCAAGGCCTTCGTGGGTGAAGCGCGTTCCTTCATCGAGGAAGCCGACTCTATCTTG GATAAAAGGAATGCAACCAAAGGCAATGAAGTTAAGAGAAGCCTCCACAACAATGTGGCCAGGGACAACTTGGCTGGTGATGATTTCTCCAAAGAACTGGACCAGCTCGCGGATGAGTCAAAAGGGAAGGCCAGAGATAACTCAAAAGGGAAGGCCAAAGATAAGTCAAAAGGGATGGTCAGAGATAAGGCCATGGACAACTTAGTTGGAGATGATGTCTCCAAAGAGCTGGACCAGCTCTTGGATGAGCCAGAAGAGATGGTGAAAGATAAATCCAATGACAACATGGCTGATGACGATTTCCTCAAAGAACTGGACCAAATCTTGAATGAACCAGAAGAGATGGAGGATGACAAGGCCAAAGACTGTTTAGTTGTTGATGATTTCTCCAAAGAACTGGACCAGCTCTCGGGTGAGTCAAAAGAGATGGGCAGAGATGAGGCCAGGGACGACTTGGTTGGAGATGACTTCTCCAAAGAGCTGGACCAGCTCTTAGATGAGGCAGAAGAAATGTTGGGCATGACCCCTCAGAAGCCCAACCTCACAAATGTCAGTCTCCAGAACAGTGATTTGGAACCTAAGAGTCACAGCTCAGCAGTCTCCAAGACGAAGTCCTTGAGCCGTCCTGGTTTCCCAATAACTGAGAAAGTCCCCCTTCCTagtgaaaaaag CTTCCGcaaagaaatggaagactgcgACAGCTTAATCAGGGAGCTGGACCAGATGCTCGATGAGCCCGAAACGCATCGCCCCGGGTCACGAGCCCGCACGCAGGCCGCGACTTCTCTTTCAGAAGATTGTGGCAGCAGCTACGGGGGGCCCCAGAAGCCGAGGTCATGCAGGAGGAAGGCTGAGATTCTTGGATCCCCCAAAGTCTCAGTCACCCCGAACTCAACAAAAGTGGATACAACTATAGAAGCAGAGACATTGACTGAGAAGAGCCATGAGGAAAATTTCACCATTCCTGCTGTGGCTGAAACAGATGTCAG CCTCCAAGGAACCAGGAGTACTCATTGCTGGAATAGGTGGTGGGcgagagtctggaggaaggatCACAGatctgtggagagtgag ATATCGGTCATCAGGAAGAGCAACACAGTGGTCTGCACCGACAGGACTACTGAAGCGCCGGGCTGCTGTTCCTTCTGCCTTCCTTTATTTCAAATATTCAAGGCAAACCGGAATTTCAGCAGGAGATGA